A window from Dermacentor albipictus isolate Rhodes 1998 colony chromosome 10, USDA_Dalb.pri_finalv2, whole genome shotgun sequence encodes these proteins:
- the LOC139050622 gene encoding mucin-5AC-like, protein MAYYSPSDPKLTPRPLRPIMVPCSGTPQLAAARAVSAGALNVTPTPGCDYTTAQLSSNDVLALTGTQIATVLQQCGFLSQSGGGTVPITFVSLTPAPGGNAAPPITSCCGPSAPAIGYGNAGFAGMSSQPGGGAMCGPAQRYGTPGPWTAGGLTSQHGSNATSTSGGCACVPCCDNGALAPQYRRDASSPAGYVGPYDNPAGSSGGYSRFPRSQRELNAMPTTTVPGQYVGKLILRPAAGCTPYSQPYAQPYAQPYAMSSLTVVGGPPRPVETDVEQWPESDGSPTQYSLSARGRPRRTVEARRLSPGVPAVCSRRAISTSLPARDPSPSPVPSDEMAPVAGLNRSPTSRRSVVPTRSRGRARRRSFVHEQALAREALDEAQDMLATVREQMDTRDDFRERMGPRELERFKAAVLQLERALDTQKKEPSRRRRTPPPRE, encoded by the exons ATGGCCTACTACTCGCCTAGCGACCCCAAATTAACGCCTCGGCCTCTGAGACCCATAATGGTGCCCTGTTCCGGCACGCCACAATTAGCCGCCGCGAGAGCAGTGTCCGCGGGCGCTCTCAACGTAACTCCAACGCCAGGATGCGACTACACCACCGCCCAGCTCTCCAGTAACGATGTGTTGGCTCTGACTGGCACCCAAATCGCGACCGTGCTGCAGCAGTGTGGTTTTTTATCCCAATCCGGAGGAGGTACTGTGCCCATCACGTTCGTGAGCCTGACGCCAGCGCCCGGTGGCAATGCTGCTCCACCGATTACCAGTTGTTGCGGACCATCTGCACCTGCTATAGGCTACGGCAACGCGGGATTTGCCGGGATGTCCTCGCAACCCGGAGGTGGCGCCATGTGCGGCCCAGCTCAGCGCTACGGCACTCCGGGACCATGGACTGCCGGCGGCCTGACGTCTCAGCACGGTTCCAACGCCACGTCAACCAGCGGTGGCTGCGCCTGCGTGCCCTGTTGCGACAACGGCGCCCTCGCGCCGCAATATCGACGCGATGCCTCCTCGCCCGCCGGTTACGTCGGGCCGTATGATAACCCCGCGGGCAGCTCGGGTGGCTACAGCCGCTTTCCGAGAAGCCAACGAGAGCTGAACGCCATGCCCACCACCACCGTGCCGGGCCAGTATGTTGGCAAGCTTATTCTGAGGCCTGCCGCAGGCTGCACGCCTTACTCGCAGCCTTACGCGCAGCCTTACGCGCAGCCTTACGCGATGAGCTCGCTGACGGTGGTCGGTGGTCCACCCAGACCCGTCGAGACCGACGTGGAGCAGTGGCCAGAAAGCGACGGCTCTCCCACGCAGTACAGTCTCAGCGCCAGAGGGAGGCCTAGGCGAACGGTTGAGGCACGAAGGCTGAGTCCTGGAGTGCCAGCTGtgtgcagccgtcgggccatttCAACTTCGCTTCCAGCCAGGGACCCTAGTCCGTCACCTGTGCCGAGCGACGAAATGGCGCCCGTGGCAGGACTCAATCGTAGTCCGACATCCCGGCGAAGCGTCGTCCCCACTCGTAGCCGTGGAAGGGCCCGCCGCCGCAGCTTTGTTCACGAACAGGCCCTGGCCAGGGAAGCCCTGGATGAAGCCCAGGACATGCTGGCCACAGTGAGGGAGCAGATGGACACCAGGGACGACTTCCGGGAAAGGATGGGGCCTCGGGAACTGGAGCGATTCAAGGCAGCTGTCTTGCAG TTGGAACGCGCCCTGGACACTCAGAAGAAGGAACCCTCCAGGCGGCGCCGAACTCCGCCACCACGAGAGTAG